Proteins co-encoded in one Seriola aureovittata isolate HTS-2021-v1 ecotype China chromosome 1, ASM2101889v1, whole genome shotgun sequence genomic window:
- the brd7 gene encoding bromodomain-containing protein 7 isoform X1, with product MGKKHKKHKSEKHGYEEYGERPLKLVLKVSGNEVTAGSSSLDTFYDEQPAEYDKPKDKKKKKKKDKERSFGSPEDDRGKKKMTKKKKGQDAEGDDDREQSRTPIRSELDKLEEKEQTPLQEALNQLIRQLQRKDPSAFFSFPVTDLIAPGYSSIIKRPMDFSTMKDKVKKECYHSLDELKVDFRIMCENAMVYNKHETIYHKAARKLLHSGMKILSQERLDSLKQSIEFMSGLDPSAKQPGKSEEQGGTSLDQNREGPMTTDTSESSHTPGTPRQDKDSKDEAAKAEKELEEIRKVIQESGGKLSNRVLQCDLEFARRKTDGSTTLAILNPAELSAGDVGYCPVKLGMMSNRLQSGVNTLQGFREDKRNRITPVSYMNYGPFTSYAPTYDSSFANISKDDSDLIYSFYGEECSLQGSDSSLSDFLAKSDEYVYKLADNLLDAMTNGEHSKTLKEAHVDEPANTQEDKGENEVAEPEASKCSRLNSLCSAAGLQMAEELSGEALHFQRKLDETTKLLRNLQEAQKERLSAKQPPNMICLLAPTAKELELAEKVTGNLAELTGQVAPCDVSSIYGIRKAMGIAVPPEPPEPFIDLTTVQEMAEPMEALSTCQDAVPVVAVK from the exons atggGCAAGAAGCACAAAAAGCACAAGTCCGAAAAACACGGATATGAAG AGTACGGAGAGAGACCGCTGAAGCTGGTGTTAAAAGTGTCTGGAAACGAAGTGACGGCGGGAAGCTCGAGTCTGGACACATTTTACGACGAGCAGCCGGCGGAATACGACAAACccaaagacaagaaaaagaagaagaagaaggataAAGAGAGGAGCTTTGGGTCACCGGAGgatgacagaggaaagaaaaag atgacaaaaaagaagaaaggacaAGATGCAGAAGGAGACGatgacagagagcagagcagaactCCTATCCGTTCAGAGCTGGATAAACTGGAAG AGAAAGAACAGACTCCTCTGCAGGAAGCTTTGAACCAGCTCATCAGGCAGCTCCAAAG gaAAGACCCCAGCGCGTTCTTCTCGTTTCCAGTGACAGACCTCATTGCTCCGGGCTACTCTTCAATTATCAAGCGTCCTATGGATTTCAGTACAATGAAGGACAAAGTAAAGAAAGAGTGCTACCATTCATTGGATGAACTCAAG GTGGATTTCAGGATCATGTGTGAAAACGCCATGGTTtacaacaaacatgaaacaatCTACCATAAAGCCGCTCGGAAACTGTTACACTCTGGAATGAAGATCCTGAGCCAG GAGAGGCTGGACAGCCTGAAGCAGAGCATAGAGTTCATGTCTGGCCTCGACCCGTCTGCCAAACAACCAGGGAAGTCTGAAGAACAAGGGGGCACCAGCCTTGACCAGAACAGAGAGGGACCCATGACCACAGACACCAGCGAGAGCTCCCACACACCGGGCACACCCAG ACAGGACAAGGACTCCAAGGATGAAGCAgcaaaggcagagaaagagcTGGAGGAAATCCGCAAGGTCATCCAGGAGTCTGGAGGAAAGCTGTCTAACAGAGTGCTGCAGTGTGAT TTGGAGTTTGCGAGACGGAAGACTGACGGCTCCACCACTTTGGCAATCCTTAATCCAGCAGAACTATCAGCAGGAG ATGTTGGTTACTGTCCTGTGAAACTGGGCATGATGTCCAACCGACTGCAGAGTGGTGTGAACACCTTGCAGGGCTTCAGGGAGGACAAGAGGAACAGGATTACTCCAG TGTCCTACATGAACTATGGACCCTTCACCTCCTACGCACCCACCTACGACTCCAGCTTTGCTAACATCAGCAAGGACGATTCTGACCTTATCTATTCTTTCTATGGAGAGGAGTGCAGTCTGCAGGGTTCAGACAG cagcTTGTCAGACTTTCTGGCCAAATCAGACGAGTACGTGTACAAGCTGGCAGACAATCTCCTGGATGCAATGACGAACGGAGAGCATTCAAAAACCCTGAAGGAGGCA CATGTGGATGAGCCAGCAAATACACAAGAGGACAAGGGGGAAAATGAG GTAGCTGAACCTGAAGCATCTAAGTGCAGCAGGCTCAACTCCCTGTGCTCCGCTGCAGGCCTGCAGATGGCTGAGGAGCTCTCTGGAG AGGCCCTGCACTTCCAGCGGAAACTGGATGAGACTACAAAGCTGCTGCGCAACTTGCAGGAAGCACAGAAGGAGCGTCTGAGTGCCAAGCAGCCTCCGAACATGATCTGCTTGCTGGCCCCGACTGCCAAGGAGCTGGAGCTGG CTGAGAAGGTGACTGGGAACCTGGCCGAGCTGACTGGCCAAGTGGCGCCGTGTGATGTCAGCAGCATCTACGGCATTAGGAAGGCCATGGGCATCGCTGTACCTCCAGAACCCCCTGAGCCCTTCATAGACCTCACTACAG TGCAGGAGATGGCTGAACCAATGGAGGCCTTGTCCACTTGTCAAGATGCAGTTCCGGTCGTCgctgtaaaatga
- the brd7 gene encoding bromodomain-containing protein 7 isoform X2 has protein sequence MGKKHKKHKSEKHGYEEYGERPLKLVLKVSGNEVTAGSSSLDTFYDEQPAEYDKPKDKKKKKKKDKERSFGSPEDDRGKKKMTKKKKGQDAEGDDDREQSRTPIRSELDKLEEKEQTPLQEALNQLIRQLQRKDPSAFFSFPVTDLIAPGYSSIIKRPMDFSTMKDKVKKECYHSLDELKVDFRIMCENAMVYNKHETIYHKAARKLLHSGMKILSQERLDSLKQSIEFMSGLDPSAKQPGKSEEQGGTSLDQNREGPMTTDTSESSHTPGTPRQDKDSKDEAAKAEKELEEIRKVIQESGGKLSNRVLQCDLEFARRKTDGSTTLAILNPAELSAGDVGYCPVKLGMMSNRLQSGVNTLQGFREDKRNRITPVSYMNYGPFTSYAPTYDSSFANISKDDSDLIYSFYGEECSLQGSDSLSDFLAKSDEYVYKLADNLLDAMTNGEHSKTLKEAHVDEPANTQEDKGENEVAEPEASKCSRLNSLCSAAGLQMAEELSGEALHFQRKLDETTKLLRNLQEAQKERLSAKQPPNMICLLAPTAKELELAEKVTGNLAELTGQVAPCDVSSIYGIRKAMGIAVPPEPPEPFIDLTTVQEMAEPMEALSTCQDAVPVVAVK, from the exons atggGCAAGAAGCACAAAAAGCACAAGTCCGAAAAACACGGATATGAAG AGTACGGAGAGAGACCGCTGAAGCTGGTGTTAAAAGTGTCTGGAAACGAAGTGACGGCGGGAAGCTCGAGTCTGGACACATTTTACGACGAGCAGCCGGCGGAATACGACAAACccaaagacaagaaaaagaagaagaagaaggataAAGAGAGGAGCTTTGGGTCACCGGAGgatgacagaggaaagaaaaag atgacaaaaaagaagaaaggacaAGATGCAGAAGGAGACGatgacagagagcagagcagaactCCTATCCGTTCAGAGCTGGATAAACTGGAAG AGAAAGAACAGACTCCTCTGCAGGAAGCTTTGAACCAGCTCATCAGGCAGCTCCAAAG gaAAGACCCCAGCGCGTTCTTCTCGTTTCCAGTGACAGACCTCATTGCTCCGGGCTACTCTTCAATTATCAAGCGTCCTATGGATTTCAGTACAATGAAGGACAAAGTAAAGAAAGAGTGCTACCATTCATTGGATGAACTCAAG GTGGATTTCAGGATCATGTGTGAAAACGCCATGGTTtacaacaaacatgaaacaatCTACCATAAAGCCGCTCGGAAACTGTTACACTCTGGAATGAAGATCCTGAGCCAG GAGAGGCTGGACAGCCTGAAGCAGAGCATAGAGTTCATGTCTGGCCTCGACCCGTCTGCCAAACAACCAGGGAAGTCTGAAGAACAAGGGGGCACCAGCCTTGACCAGAACAGAGAGGGACCCATGACCACAGACACCAGCGAGAGCTCCCACACACCGGGCACACCCAG ACAGGACAAGGACTCCAAGGATGAAGCAgcaaaggcagagaaagagcTGGAGGAAATCCGCAAGGTCATCCAGGAGTCTGGAGGAAAGCTGTCTAACAGAGTGCTGCAGTGTGAT TTGGAGTTTGCGAGACGGAAGACTGACGGCTCCACCACTTTGGCAATCCTTAATCCAGCAGAACTATCAGCAGGAG ATGTTGGTTACTGTCCTGTGAAACTGGGCATGATGTCCAACCGACTGCAGAGTGGTGTGAACACCTTGCAGGGCTTCAGGGAGGACAAGAGGAACAGGATTACTCCAG TGTCCTACATGAACTATGGACCCTTCACCTCCTACGCACCCACCTACGACTCCAGCTTTGCTAACATCAGCAAGGACGATTCTGACCTTATCTATTCTTTCTATGGAGAGGAGTGCAGTCTGCAGGGTTCAGACAG cTTGTCAGACTTTCTGGCCAAATCAGACGAGTACGTGTACAAGCTGGCAGACAATCTCCTGGATGCAATGACGAACGGAGAGCATTCAAAAACCCTGAAGGAGGCA CATGTGGATGAGCCAGCAAATACACAAGAGGACAAGGGGGAAAATGAG GTAGCTGAACCTGAAGCATCTAAGTGCAGCAGGCTCAACTCCCTGTGCTCCGCTGCAGGCCTGCAGATGGCTGAGGAGCTCTCTGGAG AGGCCCTGCACTTCCAGCGGAAACTGGATGAGACTACAAAGCTGCTGCGCAACTTGCAGGAAGCACAGAAGGAGCGTCTGAGTGCCAAGCAGCCTCCGAACATGATCTGCTTGCTGGCCCCGACTGCCAAGGAGCTGGAGCTGG CTGAGAAGGTGACTGGGAACCTGGCCGAGCTGACTGGCCAAGTGGCGCCGTGTGATGTCAGCAGCATCTACGGCATTAGGAAGGCCATGGGCATCGCTGTACCTCCAGAACCCCCTGAGCCCTTCATAGACCTCACTACAG TGCAGGAGATGGCTGAACCAATGGAGGCCTTGTCCACTTGTCAAGATGCAGTTCCGGTCGTCgctgtaaaatga